CGATGGCGACCGAATGCGCGCGCGTCGTCGCCGCGGACCCGCCGATCGCGATCGAACCTTCGCCGTTCGCGCGTGCATCCAGACCCGTGGCGATACCGGCCAGCCCGTTTACCGTAGTGCCGGAACCGGCCGCGATGGATCCGACACCGAATGCACGCGCATCGTCGCCCACCGCCACGCTCTGTGCTCCTGTCGCGCGGGTCGAACTGCCGATGGCGGTCGCATCGTCGCCTTCCGCGCGTGCATCGATCCCGCATTCCAAACTGTCGTCTTCGGTGTCAGGTAGACCGTCGGCTCCAAGAGCGGCGTTGCATTCGGCCGTTTGGTCCGCTGCCGCCGGAAAGGCAACCGCAATTGCAGGTGCAGCAAGCAAAGCTGCCGCAACGACACGCAAATTTTTCATCGTTGATGCCCCCCGGAGGGGCTGGCCATGTTTGGACCGGCGAACCTCCCGGCCCGGCTATAGCAAGCCGCAATGCCGGGCATAAGATGCAAATTGCAGTCGGGCTGCCGGCGTCGCTGGACGCTCGTGGTCGAAGCCTCTACACTGCACGCCATCCCCGGGGAGCCGCTTGGCTGAGAGGGGCGCGTAGCACCGCCCGACCCGTCGAACCTGAACCGATTAATATCGGCGGAGGGAGCGGGCGGACCTGAACCGGATATCCGCTCTCCATCCGCCTCATGGAGAGAGACGCATGGCCGACATCAATTCGCAGTTCGAGATCGGTGTCACCACCGGCCCCATTCGCGGCAGCCGCAAGGTGCATGTCGGCGCCAAGAGCGGTTCGGGCATCCGGGTCGCCATGCGCGAGATCCGGCTGGAAGGCGGCGAGGAACCGGTCCGCGTCTACGACACATCGGGCCCATACACCGATCCCGATGCCACGATCGACATCCAGCGCGGCCTGCCGCAATTGCGGCGCGAGTGGATCACGGGCCGCGGCGATGTCGAGGAATACGATGCGCGCGAAGTGAAGCCGGAGGACAACGGCCAACTCGGACCCGACCGCTCGGGCGGCGTGCCGCAATTCCCGAACGTCGTGAAGCGTCCCCTGCGCGCGAAGACCGGGCAGAACGTCAGCCAGATGCACTACGCCCGCCAGGGCATCGTCACACCAGAGATGGAATATGTGGCGGAGCGCGAGAATATCGGGCGCGACTATGTGCGCCGCGAGCTTGACGGAAACAGCTGGGGCGCCGCGATCCCCGAATATGTCACCCCCGAATTCGTGCGGGACGAGGTCGCGCGCGGCCGCGCGATCATCCCTAACAATGTCAACCATCCCGAAAGCGAACCGATGGCGATCGGGCGCAATTTCCTGGTCAAGATCAACGCCAATATCGGCAATTCCGCGGTCGCCAGCGATGTGGCTTCCGAGGTCGACAAGATGGTCTGGGCCACCCGCTGGGGCGCGGACACGATCATGGACCTCAGCACGGGCCGCAACATCCACGACACGCGCGAATGGATCATCCGCAATTCTGCCGTGCCGGTCGGCACCGTGCCGATCTACCAGGCGCTGGAGAAGGTCGGCGGCATCGCCGAGGACCTGACCTGGGAGATCTTCCGCGACACGCTGATCGAGCAGGCCGAACAGGGCGTCGACTACTTCACCATCCACGCCGGCGTGCGCCTGCCCTACGTGCCGATGACCGCGAAACGCGTCACCGGCATCGTCAGCCGTGGCGGCTCGATCATGGCGAAATGGTGCCTCGCGCATCACAAGGAGAGCTTCCTCTACGAACGCTTCGACGAAATCACCGAGATCATGAAGGCCTACGACATCGCCTATTCGCTGGGCGACGGCCTGCGCCCCGGCTCCATCGCCGACGCCAACGACGAGGCTCAGTTCGCCGAACTCTACACGCTGGGCGAGCTGACCAAGCGCGCCTGGGCCGAGGACGTGCAGGTGATGATCGAAGGCCCCGGCCACGTGCCGATGCACAAGATCAAGGAGAACATGGACAAGCAGCTGGAGGCCTGCGGCGAGGCGCCGTTCTACACTCTCGGCCCGCTCGTCACCGATATCGCGCCGGGTTACGACCACATCACCAGCGGCATCGGCGCGGCGCAGATCGGCTGGTACGGCACCGCCATGCTCTGCTACGTCACGCCCAAGGAACACCTCGGCCTGCCCGACCGCGACGATGTGAAAGTGGGCGTGGTGACTTATAAGCTCGCCGCCCACGCCGCCGACCTCGCCAAGGGGCACCCCGCCGCCAAGGTCCGCGACGATGCGCTGAGCAAGGCCCGCTTCGAATTCCGCTGGCGCGACCAGTTCAACCTCAGCCTCGACCCCGACACGGCCGAGCAATATCACGACCAGACCCTCCCCGCGGAAGGCGCCAAGACCGCGCATTTCTGCTCGATGTGCGGGCCCAAGTTCTGCTCGATGAAGATCACGCAGGAAGTGCGCGACTTCGCCGCGAAGCAGAACTCGGACAGCTACCTCGCCACCGAGAACATCAGGCGCGAGACCCCGCCCGAAGCGCGCGAGAATGCGGAAGAGGGGATGGAGGAAATGTCGCGCCGCTACCGCGAGAAGGGCGAGCGGCTGTACCTGCCGGAAGACGAGGTGGAGTGAGCGCTCCGCCGCTCCCGGACAAGCGGGCCCTGCTCGCCCGGGTCGCGCCTGCGCGCGGGGCTTGGGATGCGCGTTTCCGTCCGCCGGGGCTGGAGCCGGTCGGGCCGGGGGAGGAATCGGTGTGGGACTATCCGCGCCCGCCCGCCCTCGTTTCCGCCACCGCCGAGCCTGGCGCGCCAGAATATCGCGTGGAGGCGGACGGGCACGTGGTCGCCCGATCGGGCGCGGTCCTGCTGGTGAAGGAAACCGCCGGCGCGCCGGTCCCCTATTTCCCGCCGGGCAGCGTCCGGACCGAATGGCTGGTCGCGAATGGCGGCATGTCCGTGTGCGAATGGAAGGGCGCCGCGCTCGCCTACGACTGCGTGCTGCCGGACGGAACCTGCGTGACCGACGCGGCCTGGAGCTATCCCGATCCGTTCGACGACCTTGCCGAAGGCTACGCCGCCATTGCCGGCTGGTTCGCGTTCTACCCCGCAAGGCTCGCCTGCTTCGTGGGCGAGGAACGCGCCCGTCCGCAGCCGGGCGGCCTCTATGGCGGCTGGGTCACCGACCGGATCCGGGGGCCGATCAAGGGCGGTCCGCGCACACAGGGGTGGTAGGTTGGAGTGGCTTCGCGGCGACGCAGAACTCGGACAGTTATTTGGCGAGGGAGAACATCAAGCGCGAGCCCTTGGCCGAGGAGGCCGAGGAAGCGGAAAAGGGCATAAAGGGGATGAGCGAGGTTTACCGCGAGCCTAGTTCGAAGCTTTGAAAAAGTTTAGTCAAAGAACTCGAAATCAATCTTGGGGCCATAATTATGACCGCAGCACTCGCTCAAATCGAAATGTTTCGCTTTCTGGCTTCGACACATCCCGAAGTCCTCAGCGTCTCAGGGCGTTGGGGCGTTGGCAAGACTTACGCTTGGGCAAAAGCGCTGAATGAATGCAGGGAGCAAGGAACCTGCCCAAGAAAGCGATATTCGTACGTTTCCGCGTTTGGGGTCAGTTCAATCAAAGAGCTCAAACAAGCAGTTTTTCAGTCCACTGTGAGACTGGATGGTAATGCTATCGAACCGACCGTCGATTCCTTTCGTGAGAATCTTCGGACGATAGAGGGCGCTTCGCGCCTCGCTGAGTGGACTGGCAGGCGCTTATCGAAAGCTTCCTCGTCTCTTGTCTCGCTCATTCCTTGGGCTGGCTCCGCTGGCGATCTGATCCTTCCAACAGCTTCGCTACTAATTCGTGACCAGATAGTGTGCATCGACGACCTTGAGAGGTCGGGAAACGGCTTGAGCATTGTTGAGGTGCTCGGGTTTGCGACAGAGCTCAAGGAAACTAGGAATTGCAAGGTCGTTCTGCTTTTGAACAAGGACCGCCTCAATGGCGAATTATCACAATTTGACGGCTATCTTGAAAAGGTTGCCGACCAAGCGATCGTTTTCGAGCCGCTACCAATCGAATCGGCGAACATCGCGCTGGAGCAAGATGATGAGCTTGGACAAAAACTATTATCTCTTGTCGTGAAGCTAGGAATCACGAACATTCGCGTGATCCGGCGTATCCGCAGGTTCGTGTCGCACTTAGAAGGGCAGTTCGCTTCTTGGCATCCGTCCACGGTTGAGCAAGCGATCCAATCTCTAGCGTTGTTTGGCTGGAGTATTTTTGAACCTGACCAAGCGCCCAGTATGGCTTCTATTAGGTCGTACAATCGGTATCAGGGGTTCTTCGAGACAGACGAGGGTTCAGGCGATGAAGAAAGTCAATCGCTAAGCCATTTGATGCAGGCGTATGGTTTTGTCGGAGTGGATGATTTTGATGAGGTGTTAATCGAGGGCCTTGAAAACGGCGCCTTCAATCTCGCAAAGCTAGGTGAACAGGCCCAAACTCTCAATGATCAGTTCGACAACGCAGCAGCTCGCGAAGTTATTGCTTCGCCTTGGGAATTGTTCGGCGGCACGTTTGATGACAACCGAGATAGTATCGAGACTGCCATTCGTGAGGCCGTGAACAATCATGCTCTGAATGTCAGCCCAAGTGAAATCAATGGGTATTATGATTTGCTTTGTGACATCGGAAGGAGTGAAGCAGCCGACGAAATACTAAGTTCGTATATTCAGTACTCAGAGGATCGTCCAAGGTCGTTCTTCGAACCCTCATCACACCCCAGCTTTTTCCGTAGAGCAAATGATAATGTCCGCTCTGCTTTCGAGGCCGCGCTTGCCGCACGGCCCCTCGAACGAAATCCAATCGAGGTCTTGTCAGGGATTGAGACTAATAGCGGCTGGAACCCAGACGACATTGAATTTTTAGCAAGCCTCCCAACAGAGAAGCTGGTCGAAATCTACAAATCTTTGGAAGGCAATCAGCTTCGAACGGCTTTGAGGGCTTCCATGCGATTCATTGATTCAAATTCTGGACCACAATCTTACCAGCAATTTGGCCAGCGGGT
This genomic interval from Qipengyuania sp. JC766 contains the following:
- the thiC gene encoding phosphomethylpyrimidine synthase ThiC, producing the protein MADINSQFEIGVTTGPIRGSRKVHVGAKSGSGIRVAMREIRLEGGEEPVRVYDTSGPYTDPDATIDIQRGLPQLRREWITGRGDVEEYDAREVKPEDNGQLGPDRSGGVPQFPNVVKRPLRAKTGQNVSQMHYARQGIVTPEMEYVAERENIGRDYVRRELDGNSWGAAIPEYVTPEFVRDEVARGRAIIPNNVNHPESEPMAIGRNFLVKINANIGNSAVASDVASEVDKMVWATRWGADTIMDLSTGRNIHDTREWIIRNSAVPVGTVPIYQALEKVGGIAEDLTWEIFRDTLIEQAEQGVDYFTIHAGVRLPYVPMTAKRVTGIVSRGGSIMAKWCLAHHKESFLYERFDEITEIMKAYDIAYSLGDGLRPGSIADANDEAQFAELYTLGELTKRAWAEDVQVMIEGPGHVPMHKIKENMDKQLEACGEAPFYTLGPLVTDIAPGYDHITSGIGAAQIGWYGTAMLCYVTPKEHLGLPDRDDVKVGVVTYKLAAHAADLAKGHPAAKVRDDALSKARFEFRWRDQFNLSLDPDTAEQYHDQTLPAEGAKTAHFCSMCGPKFCSMKITQEVRDFAAKQNSDSYLATENIRRETPPEARENAEEGMEEMSRRYREKGERLYLPEDEVE
- a CDS encoding DUF427 domain-containing protein gives rise to the protein MSAPPLPDKRALLARVAPARGAWDARFRPPGLEPVGPGEESVWDYPRPPALVSATAEPGAPEYRVEADGHVVARSGAVLLVKETAGAPVPYFPPGSVRTEWLVANGGMSVCEWKGAALAYDCVLPDGTCVTDAAWSYPDPFDDLAEGYAAIAGWFAFYPARLACFVGEERARPQPGGLYGGWVTDRIRGPIKGGPRTQGW